A stretch of the Capsicum annuum cultivar UCD-10X-F1 chromosome 8, UCD10Xv1.1, whole genome shotgun sequence genome encodes the following:
- the LOC107839041 gene encoding uncharacterized protein LOC107839041 isoform X1, giving the protein MAGPSNSKTLHVDDDDDDFQDPSPSQLPFPKPTSKIAPLKPLRPHRSAKKPKLRSPHAGKENFVVAGNCTQNLNLGRGLSSSRPTKKPTATAQKECIASVVVEKSDENVKSLVEKSNENVKSLTSIHHKSEFDFEDLDFGNGLDGSRPTKKPKQHPVSAQKDCLASAVVEKSDEDGKSLTPIHPKSESDFEDLDLSHGLDSIESTIDCCSGIQKPTNEEELKRGYLFKSIEARLLNSNGGFEERKEEEEEAEECSELDLLLKLCVEEDELDGDSLTTELRVQEDYLGVDDECGLICCPLCGADISDLSAEMRLVHTNECLDKEETPRDVVTANTDVSFQCPGQVLNDSPCQSPKEVVHVSPVVEWLRNLGLAKYEEIFVREEIDWDTLKSLTEEDLFSIGITALGPRKKIINSILELRKETTKEKVARQDAAKNVPVDASTKPSKLITDYFICPVSERKKVCASDRARPPAIDRVQTAVGRTCSSASCKRIQKKNPAKSAKSKDIPMWCSIPGTPFRVDAFKYLRRDCSHWFLSHFHLDHYQGLTKSFCHGKIYCSLITAKLVNMKIGISWDMIQVLPINQKITIAGIDVTCFDANHCPGALIILFEPPNGKAVLHTGDFRFCEEMTRNSILQTCGVHSLILDTTYCDPQYDFPKSEAVIQFVIESIQAETFNSKTLFLIGSYTIGKERLFVEVARALQKKIYITASKLSILECLGFTREEMQFFTLNEQESQIHVVPMWTLASFKRLKYVSNQYAGRYSLIVAFSPTGWSFGKGKKKSTGSRWQQGTIIRYEVPYSEHSSFSELKEFVKFVSPVNIIPSVNNHGPESSNAMVSRLLD; this is encoded by the exons ATGGCAGGCCCTTCCAACTCCAAAACCCTCCATGTTGACGACGACGATGATGATTTTCAAGATCCATCTCCTTCTCAGCTCCCTTTCCCAAAACCCACCTCAAAAATCGCACCCCTTAAGCCTCTCAGACCTCATCGTAGTGCCAAGAAGCCAAAATTGCGTTCACCACATGCTGGCAAGGAGAACTTTGTTGTTGCTGGAAACTGTACTCAGAACTTGAATTTGGGTCGTGGATTGAGTAGTTCTCGTCCTACAAAGAAGCCGACAGCAACTGCTCAGAAGGAGTGTATTGCCTctgttgttgttgaaaaatctGATGAAAATGTGAAGAGTCTTGTTGAAAAATCTAATGAAAATGTGAAGAGTCTTACTTCTATTCACCACAAATCGGAGTTCGATTTTGAGGATTTGGATTTCGGTAATGGATTGGATGGTTCTCGTCCTACAAAGAAGCCGAAACAACACCCAGTAAGTGCCCAGAAGGACTGTCTTGCCTCTGCTGTTGTTGAAAAATCTGACGAAGATGGAAAGAGCCTTACTCCTATTCACCCAAAATCGGAGTCTGATTTCGAGGATTTGGATTTGTCTCATGGATTGGATAGCATAGAATCGACTATAGATTGTTGTTCCGGGATCCAAAAACCAACTAATGAGGAAGAATTAAAGAGGGGTTACTTGTTTAAGTCTATAGAGGCCAGGTTACTCAATTCAAATGGCGGGTTTGAAGAGaggaaggaggaggaggaggaagcgGAGGAGTGTTCTGAGCTTGATTTGCTGCTCAAGTTATGTGTTGAGGAGGATGAACTAGATGGTGATTCTTTAACAACTGAGTTGCGTGTCCAAGAAGACTATTTGGGCGTAGACGATGAATGTGGTCTCATTTGTTGTCCGCTTTGTGGAGCAGATATTTCAGATTTGAGTGCTGAAATGAGATTGGTTCACACTAATGAATGTCTTGACAAAGAAGAGACCCCAAGAGAT GTGGTCACTGCCAATACTGATGTATCTTTTCAGTGTCCTGGGCAAGTGCTCAATGATTCCCCATGCCAATCTCCTAAAGAGGTTGTTCACGTGTCACCTGTTGTTGAATGGTTAAGAAATCTTGGACTTGCtaaatatgaagaaatttttGTTCGGGAGGAGATTGATTGGGACACTTTAAAATCCTTGACAGAAGAG GATTTATTTAGCATTGGTATCACTGCTCTTGGTCCTAGGAAAAAGATCATTAACTCTATTTTGGAGCTAAGAAAGGAAACTACCAAGGAGAAAGTAGCACGGCAAGATGCTGCAAAAAATGTACCTGTTGATGCTAGTACTAAACCAAGCAAGTTGATAACAGATTATTTTATTTGTCCTGTTTCAGAAAGAAAGAAAGTTTGTGCTTCTGATAGGGCACGACCTCCTGCTATTGATAGGGTACAAACAGCGGTCGGAAGAACTTGTTCAAGTGCTTCCTGTAAGAGAATTCAGAAGAAAAATCCAGCTAAGAGTGCAAAATCTAAAGATATTCCCATGTGGTGTTCCATACCAGGAACACCATTCCGAGTG GATGCTTTCAAGTACTTGAGAAGAGATTGTTCTCATTGGTTCCTCAGCCACTTCCATTTAGATC ATTATCAAGGCCTCACCAAGTCCTTCTGTCATGGAAAAATTTATTGTTCCTTAATTACGGCAAAGCTTGTTAATATGAAGATCGGCATCTCATGGGACATGATACAAGTTTTACCCATCAACCAGAAGATCACCATTGCAGGGATTGATGTCACATGCTTTGATGCAAACCATTGTCCGGGTGCCCTAATAATCCTTTTTGAGCCACCCAATGGTAAG GCTGTCCTGCATACGGGGGATTTCCGGTTTTGTGAAGAAATGACGAGGAATTCAATCTTGCAGACTTGTGGTGTCCATAGTCTCATCCTAGATACCACATACTGTGATCCTCAG TATGACTTTCCCAAATCGGAGGCTGTTATTCAATTCGTTATTGAATCAATACAAGCTGAAACTTTCAACTCGAAGACCTTGTTTCTCATTGGTAGCTATACTATAG GAAAAGAGAGGTTGTTTGTTGAGGTTGCTCGTGCTCTGCAGAAGAAAATCTATATCACTGCATCAAAGTTAAGCATTTTGGAGTGTCTGGGTTTTACTCGAGAAGAAATGCAGTTTTTCACATTAAATGAGCAGGAAAGCCAAATTCATGTCGTGCCTATGTGGACTCTGGCTAGCTTCAAAAGGTTGAAGTATGTTTCTAATCAGTATGCG GGTCGGTACAGTCTTATAGTTGCTTTCTCTCCAACTGGTTGGTCATTTGGTAAAGGAAAGAAGAAGTCAACGGGAAGCAGGTGGCAGCAGGGTACTATCATCAG GTATGAAGTACCATACAGTGAACACAGCAGCTTTTCAGAACTCAAAGAGTTTGTTAAGTTCGTATCTCCTGTCAACATCATCCCTAGTGTAAACAATCACGGACCTGAATCCAGCAATGCAATGGTCTCACGCCTCTTGGACTGA
- the LOC107839041 gene encoding uncharacterized protein LOC107839041 isoform X2 produces MAGPSNSKTLHVDDDDDDFQDPSPSQLPFPKPTSKIAPLKPLRPHRSAKKPKLRSPHAGKENFVVAGNCTQNLNLGRGLSSSRPTKKPTATAQKECIASVVVEKSDENVKSLVEKSNENVKSLTSIHHKSEFDFEDLDFGNGLDGSRPTKKPKQHPVSAQKDCLASAVVEKSDEDGKSLTPIHPKSESDFEDLDLSHGLDSIESTIDCCSGIQKPTNEEELKRGYLFKSIEARLLNSNGGFEERKEEEEEAEECSELDLLLKLCVEEDELDGDSLTTELRVQEDYLGVDDECGLICCPLCGADISDLSAEMRLVHTNECLDKEETPRDVVTANTDVSFQCPGQVLNDSPCQSPKEVVHVSPVVEWLRNLGLAKYEEIFVREEIDWDTLKSLTEEDLFSIGITALGPRKKIINSILELRKETTKEKVARQDAAKNVPVDASTKPSKLITDYFICPVSERKKVCASDRARPPAIDRVQTAVGRTCSSASCKRIQKKNPAKSAKSKDIPMWCSIPGTPFRVDAFKYLRRDCSHWFLSHFHLDHYQGLTKSFCHGKIYCSLITAKLVNMKIGISWDMIQVLPINQKITIAGIDVTCFDANHCPGALIILFEPPNGKAVLHTGDFRFCEEMTRNSILQTCGVHSLILDTTYCDPQEKRGCLLRLLVLCRRKSISLHQS; encoded by the exons ATGGCAGGCCCTTCCAACTCCAAAACCCTCCATGTTGACGACGACGATGATGATTTTCAAGATCCATCTCCTTCTCAGCTCCCTTTCCCAAAACCCACCTCAAAAATCGCACCCCTTAAGCCTCTCAGACCTCATCGTAGTGCCAAGAAGCCAAAATTGCGTTCACCACATGCTGGCAAGGAGAACTTTGTTGTTGCTGGAAACTGTACTCAGAACTTGAATTTGGGTCGTGGATTGAGTAGTTCTCGTCCTACAAAGAAGCCGACAGCAACTGCTCAGAAGGAGTGTATTGCCTctgttgttgttgaaaaatctGATGAAAATGTGAAGAGTCTTGTTGAAAAATCTAATGAAAATGTGAAGAGTCTTACTTCTATTCACCACAAATCGGAGTTCGATTTTGAGGATTTGGATTTCGGTAATGGATTGGATGGTTCTCGTCCTACAAAGAAGCCGAAACAACACCCAGTAAGTGCCCAGAAGGACTGTCTTGCCTCTGCTGTTGTTGAAAAATCTGACGAAGATGGAAAGAGCCTTACTCCTATTCACCCAAAATCGGAGTCTGATTTCGAGGATTTGGATTTGTCTCATGGATTGGATAGCATAGAATCGACTATAGATTGTTGTTCCGGGATCCAAAAACCAACTAATGAGGAAGAATTAAAGAGGGGTTACTTGTTTAAGTCTATAGAGGCCAGGTTACTCAATTCAAATGGCGGGTTTGAAGAGaggaaggaggaggaggaggaagcgGAGGAGTGTTCTGAGCTTGATTTGCTGCTCAAGTTATGTGTTGAGGAGGATGAACTAGATGGTGATTCTTTAACAACTGAGTTGCGTGTCCAAGAAGACTATTTGGGCGTAGACGATGAATGTGGTCTCATTTGTTGTCCGCTTTGTGGAGCAGATATTTCAGATTTGAGTGCTGAAATGAGATTGGTTCACACTAATGAATGTCTTGACAAAGAAGAGACCCCAAGAGAT GTGGTCACTGCCAATACTGATGTATCTTTTCAGTGTCCTGGGCAAGTGCTCAATGATTCCCCATGCCAATCTCCTAAAGAGGTTGTTCACGTGTCACCTGTTGTTGAATGGTTAAGAAATCTTGGACTTGCtaaatatgaagaaatttttGTTCGGGAGGAGATTGATTGGGACACTTTAAAATCCTTGACAGAAGAG GATTTATTTAGCATTGGTATCACTGCTCTTGGTCCTAGGAAAAAGATCATTAACTCTATTTTGGAGCTAAGAAAGGAAACTACCAAGGAGAAAGTAGCACGGCAAGATGCTGCAAAAAATGTACCTGTTGATGCTAGTACTAAACCAAGCAAGTTGATAACAGATTATTTTATTTGTCCTGTTTCAGAAAGAAAGAAAGTTTGTGCTTCTGATAGGGCACGACCTCCTGCTATTGATAGGGTACAAACAGCGGTCGGAAGAACTTGTTCAAGTGCTTCCTGTAAGAGAATTCAGAAGAAAAATCCAGCTAAGAGTGCAAAATCTAAAGATATTCCCATGTGGTGTTCCATACCAGGAACACCATTCCGAGTG GATGCTTTCAAGTACTTGAGAAGAGATTGTTCTCATTGGTTCCTCAGCCACTTCCATTTAGATC ATTATCAAGGCCTCACCAAGTCCTTCTGTCATGGAAAAATTTATTGTTCCTTAATTACGGCAAAGCTTGTTAATATGAAGATCGGCATCTCATGGGACATGATACAAGTTTTACCCATCAACCAGAAGATCACCATTGCAGGGATTGATGTCACATGCTTTGATGCAAACCATTGTCCGGGTGCCCTAATAATCCTTTTTGAGCCACCCAATGGTAAG GCTGTCCTGCATACGGGGGATTTCCGGTTTTGTGAAGAAATGACGAGGAATTCAATCTTGCAGACTTGTGGTGTCCATAGTCTCATCCTAGATACCACATACTGTGATCCTCAG GAAAAGAGAGGTTGTTTGTTGAGGTTGCTCGTGCTCTGCAGAAGAAAATCTATATCACTGCATCAAAGTTAA